A genomic window from Hyphomicrobium album includes:
- a CDS encoding calcium-binding protein: MRIEWVPVQMYGLGRLGFDHLQLVFEPGESGRSAQDDWFVMEGVRDATSDGTYLGIEGADGRTTLATANLAARAELADKIGTPELRGSRALPYAGEEFGAWETMASYARDIEAEDYPYIAFGLPGSPTPTVNSSSAIASLVHYSGLDPTRTLPYGMHLSPGMSTLLGTGSDDSLHAEHGFTTLLGGRGADTFSGSAGPKQIEKFYGGEGDDIFRWSPGFNIAHGGQPQLDYGTDGTDVIDYSGAGEVTITFNRHWIPHKVPNFVAVFDTGVDHLFSVERIQWSAKTDRIVLGKGVDLLEDDRVSPPNARLDGDDVRTASIAVEGLAAPAGASTGSAGADRIVGGRGDDVIDAGAGDDTLYGAEGDDILVGGSGGDGYVYLPGDGDDVVIDLSGAPEVDELVLAGGIEPGDVRVMRLGADDLLLAFADGSIRVCGYFASPHVGIERVLFDHAPPWTREDIELRAIDQPHAIWPVAGADHDASSLVLGADWQDGASAQDLF; this comes from the coding sequence GTGCGCATCGAATGGGTACCCGTGCAGATGTACGGGTTGGGGCGCCTCGGCTTCGACCATCTGCAACTCGTGTTCGAGCCGGGCGAGAGCGGCCGTAGCGCGCAAGACGATTGGTTCGTCATGGAGGGCGTGCGCGACGCCACCAGCGACGGCACCTATTTGGGGATCGAAGGCGCCGACGGGCGCACCACGCTGGCCACCGCCAATCTCGCCGCGCGCGCCGAGCTCGCCGACAAGATTGGGACGCCTGAGCTTCGCGGCAGCCGCGCGCTGCCCTATGCCGGCGAGGAGTTCGGCGCCTGGGAGACGATGGCGAGCTACGCGCGCGACATCGAGGCGGAGGACTATCCCTACATCGCCTTCGGTCTGCCTGGCTCGCCGACACCGACCGTCAATTCGTCGTCGGCCATCGCCTCGCTCGTGCACTACTCGGGTCTCGATCCGACGCGAACGCTCCCCTACGGCATGCATCTGTCGCCCGGCATGTCGACCTTGCTGGGGACCGGCAGCGACGACAGCCTGCACGCCGAGCACGGATTCACGACGCTGCTCGGCGGTCGCGGCGCGGATACTTTTTCCGGCAGCGCCGGTCCAAAACAGATCGAGAAGTTCTACGGCGGCGAAGGCGACGACATCTTCCGCTGGTCGCCGGGGTTCAACATTGCGCACGGCGGGCAGCCGCAGCTCGACTACGGCACCGATGGCACCGACGTCATCGACTACTCGGGAGCCGGCGAGGTCACGATAACCTTCAATCGCCACTGGATTCCCCACAAGGTGCCGAATTTCGTCGCCGTGTTCGATACCGGGGTCGACCACCTGTTCTCGGTCGAGCGCATTCAGTGGAGCGCCAAGACCGATCGCATCGTGCTCGGCAAGGGTGTCGATCTTCTCGAGGATGACCGCGTCTCGCCGCCGAATGCGCGACTGGATGGCGACGACGTCCGCACTGCTTCAATCGCGGTCGAAGGTCTGGCAGCCCCGGCGGGCGCCTCGACTGGCAGCGCCGGTGCCGACCGCATCGTTGGAGGTCGTGGCGACGACGTCATCGATGCCGGCGCGGGTGACGACACGCTGTACGGAGCCGAAGGGGACGATATCCTCGTCGGCGGCTCCGGCGGCGACGGCTACGTTTACCTGCCCGGCGACGGCGACGACGTGGTCATCGACCTGTCTGGCGCACCCGAGGTCGACGAGCTGGTCCTCGCGGGCGGCATCGAGCCGGGCGATGTTCGAGTCATGCGCCTTGGTGCCGACGACCTGCTGCTCGCCTTTGCCGACGGCTCGATCCGCGTTTGCGGCTACTTTGCTTCGCCACATGTGGGCATCGAGCGGGTGCTGTTCGACCACGCGCCGCCCTGGACGCGCGAGGACATCGAGCTGCGTGCCATCGACCAGCCGCATGCCATTTGGCCTGTCGCCGGGGCTGACCACGATGCGTCCAGCCTGGTTCTCGGCGCCGATTGGCAGGACGGCGCCTCGGCTCAGGACCTCTTCTGA